Proteins encoded in a region of the Bactrocera tryoni isolate S06 chromosome 4, CSIRO_BtryS06_freeze2, whole genome shotgun sequence genome:
- the LOC120774565 gene encoding cuticle protein 16.5-like — protein sequence MKFLICLALLFAVVQANPGLVAPLTYSAAAVPAYTAYAAAPYAAYSTYAAPAVATYSHAAYAAPAVATYSHVAAPAVYSAPVARVAAVAPVAPVTYSAPLVSTLLKKK from the exons ATGAAA TTTCTCATTTGCTTGGCTCTCCTCTTCGCCGTCGTTCAGGCCAATCCCGGTTTGGTGGCTCCTTTGACTTACTCCGCCGCTGCTGTGCCCGCCTACACCGCCTATGCTGCCGCTCCTTATGCCGCTTACTCCACCTATGCTGCTCCTGCCGTCGCCACCTACTCACATGCCGCTTACGCTGCCCCAGCTGTGGCCACTTACTCCCATGTTGCTGCCCCTGCTGTCTACAGCGCTCCAGTTGCCCGTGTCGCTGCGGTAGCTCCTGTTGCACCAGTCACCTACTCCGCTCCCTTGGTGTCCACTTTGTTGAAGAAGAAGTAA